A single window of Cytobacillus dafuensis DNA harbors:
- the noc gene encoding nucleoid occlusion protein, with protein sequence MKHSFSRFFGLGEKGEQAELEKQEQVEIEKIGEFEEIKKIPIDHIVPNRFQPRTVFDDEKIEELSRTIHTHGIIQPIVVREFENGQFEIIAGERRWRAMKKLGWDEAPAIIKNLNDTETASVALIENLQREELSPIEEAVAYGKLLELHNLTQEALAQRLGKGQSTVANKLRLLKLPQEVQDALLCKAITERHARSLIPLKDPEKQVKLVEEIIEKNLNVKQTEDRVVRLLEQNNPKPKPKRKAFSKDMRIAVNTIRQSLTMVSESGINLDSQEEEFDEFYQITIKIPKKK encoded by the coding sequence ATGAAGCATTCTTTTTCACGCTTTTTTGGCCTAGGCGAAAAGGGAGAACAAGCAGAATTAGAAAAGCAAGAACAGGTGGAAATTGAGAAGATAGGGGAATTCGAAGAAATAAAGAAAATCCCCATTGATCATATTGTTCCTAACCGTTTTCAGCCAAGAACGGTATTTGATGATGAAAAAATTGAAGAATTGTCACGAACGATTCATACACATGGCATTATTCAACCGATTGTTGTTCGGGAGTTTGAGAATGGTCAGTTTGAAATAATTGCTGGTGAACGTAGATGGCGTGCTATGAAGAAGCTTGGCTGGGATGAAGCTCCAGCAATTATTAAAAATTTAAATGATACGGAAACGGCGTCTGTTGCATTAATTGAAAACCTGCAACGGGAAGAATTATCCCCGATTGAAGAAGCCGTTGCATATGGAAAGCTATTGGAATTACATAACTTAACGCAAGAAGCATTAGCTCAGCGTCTAGGAAAAGGACAATCAACCGTTGCGAACAAGCTTCGGTTACTAAAGCTGCCTCAAGAAGTTCAGGATGCATTATTGTGTAAGGCGATTACAGAGCGCCATGCTCGTTCTCTAATTCCACTTAAAGATCCTGAGAAGCAAGTGAAGCTGGTTGAGGAAATTATTGAGAAAAATCTAAATGTCAAGCAGACAGAAGATCGGGTTGTCCGGCTTTTAGAGCAAAATAATCCTAAACCAAAGCCAAAAAGAAAAGCATTTAGCAAGGATATGCGAATTGCGGTTAATACAATCCGTCAATCATTAACAATGGTTTCAGAGAGCGGAATTAATTTAGATTCCCAAGAAGAAGA
- the rsmG gene encoding 16S rRNA (guanine(527)-N(7))-methyltransferase RsmG, with amino-acid sequence MNTEQFIEALAAKGINLSPQQIEQYEKYYSILVEWNEKMNLTAITDKSEVYLKHFYDSISAAFYFDFNHPFHLCDVGAGAGFPSLPIKIAFPELRVTIVDSLNKRIGFLEHLSKELGLENIQLIHDRAETFGQKKEYRETFDVVTARAVARLSVLSELCLPLVKAGGTFVAMKGASAKEELDVGKKAIAILGGKLQHSYSFTLPEEESERNILIINKEKATPKKYPRKPGTPNKTPIE; translated from the coding sequence ATGAATACAGAACAATTTATTGAAGCGCTGGCAGCGAAGGGAATCAACCTTTCGCCCCAGCAAATTGAACAATATGAGAAGTATTATTCGATATTAGTGGAATGGAACGAGAAAATGAACCTAACGGCCATTACAGATAAGTCAGAGGTTTATTTAAAGCATTTTTACGATTCCATTTCAGCTGCTTTTTATTTTGATTTTAACCATCCATTTCATTTATGTGATGTAGGAGCGGGTGCAGGTTTTCCGAGTCTGCCGATTAAAATTGCCTTTCCTGAATTACGGGTTACCATTGTCGATTCTCTTAATAAGCGAATTGGCTTTTTAGAGCATTTATCGAAAGAACTTGGATTGGAGAATATTCAACTAATCCATGATCGTGCAGAAACATTTGGTCAGAAAAAAGAATATCGTGAGACCTTCGATGTTGTTACTGCTCGTGCTGTCGCAAGGCTTTCTGTCCTTAGTGAACTATGCTTGCCACTTGTGAAAGCTGGCGGCACATTTGTAGCGATGAAAGGTGCAAGTGCGAAGGAAGAATTAGATGTAGGGAAAAAAGCGATAGCCATTCTTGGCGGGAAATTGCAGCATTCCTATTCCTTTACACTTCCTGAGGAAGAAAGTGAACGGAATATATTAATCATTAATAAGGAAAAGGCTACACCGAAAAAATACCCAAGGAAACCTGGTACTCCAAACAAAACTCCAATCGAATAG